The DNA sequence aaacgataggaaggtttacttccactttatagCTGGCATgagagtctttgttgtgatctttgataAATAATAACTTTGCATTTAAAATTGGCTTGCAGTCAGGGATGACTTGTTTTGAAGCTCTTATGTATaattaatgtccatagtctgggcaccTTTTTAAAGAGAAACTCTGGAAGCTGCGCAGATGGCCATGTTGGTAGAGGCAAGACTTTACTTCCCTAGGTCAGATCCTTCCGGCCAGGAGAGCAGTGAGCTGAATGATGGTGACATCACAATCTTACTCCCAAGAACACTGAGAAGAACAGTTGGAGGCCGCAGTGCCTTaggtctcacactgcagatgtACAGCTATGAGGCCTataggcacaggagtgcctaggtacAGTCCAATACTAGAAagtatgctgtgttttttttttttttgttttttttttggaggaattTCAGACAAAAGGTACCTTTTTTGCAAGGTACTGCTTGAGCACAATTCTGATGTTCCCCGTTTCAGAGCACATCTTTTGaattcaggtccactttaaggcgTCTCAAATAATATGTCTGAATTGGTCCACTGCAAAGGTTCAAAATTGCATTGCAAAAATGACTGTAGGAGAATGAAAGTTCAACTATAAGGCAATCCAGTCAGCGATTAAAGACCGATAAAGCCACTGCTGTGATTGTAATTTTTctattcctcctttttttttttttttttttttttcagctccagAGTTGCATCCCCTTCCTCATTCTGTTGCACCCTTCAAGCAAAGCATGACTCCATATCTTTGTCACAGACCCACGCCAGTGAGTGTGCCCAGAAGCCATGTTGACCCGCGGACCCCCAGCTCTGCAGAGCTGTTCAGGGTACTTCGTCTAACTCCTACTGAAAGGTATAAAAATCAGGACCCCCGAATCTGACAACCAACATTTATGAAAAGGCAACTGATGAAACAGACTTGTTATAGATTATTGAACCACACTAATCTATGTATTCTGTGGCAGATGTATGCACTGCCATTTCTCGAGGCCAACAATTTGAATGGTGATTCCTACACAATCTTGTGGTCGAGCTGTCTGCAACTGGTGcagcaggtgtgaatgggaaggGTGGTGCAGTCCTCTGGCTGTCAGTTATGTGACCAGATGTCTAGGATTTTTTTGATCATGAGATCTCTGGAGGGAAGGATCAGATCTGCCCATTTTAGCCAAGATCAAATGCCTAGGCATTTGGACACTTGACTGCAGTGGCATTGTGGAGCATGGGTTTTCTGCAACACTGGTAGTGATTTTAGGGCTTTCCTTAAGAGTATCACTTTCGTGGGTAGGAAGGGTTTGCATTTGATGACAGATCTGCCTTTAAGGGcagaatggacttttttttttttttttttttcttgttcagatCCGCtggaggctaggttcacacctaagaTGAATGCAGATGACAGCAGGGGTCTGCTGCATTCCTTGTCCTTCGTTTTCAGAGACTAATCGGGTCTGAATTtgtgcctgaattcagacctgaaacagagccaaagactcaCGGGACCTCTGGGTAATCTACTCCACAACCGCCCCCGAGATATGTGAacgggctccattgagagccggtgaCAATCTCCTGTCgcgtgaattggatgtggagaaattcACAGAAGTGTGAAACCAGCTTCACTGAGGAGTGGCAAATCTAAGCGGTAAAATCCAGATTGTGTATTTGGCAACTGAGGGCACagagtttattttatttatgaaaTATTACTGGCTTAGATCAAGGGTCCCCAAACTTTTCAGCATCAGGGCCACATTTTTACAAAGATTTGGGGATTGGAAAAAACTGTTTTATAAATTGAGCTTGTCCCTCTAAATCAGGGTCAGGAAAGCAGTGGTGACCATAGACAGCCTCTGCTGACCTGAATCCTCAATTTGTGCATATTGAGCATATGCCAGTGACCGTAGTTGGGAGACCCCCTGGCCTGGATTATGTGGATGCATTTAGATCTTCTATTGAGTTTAAGTGCTGCTCTATGAAATGTGGAGCAAAAGCTAGTTGCCTATAGCAACCAAGTCAGTTGTTCCCTTTTTAATTATCTAAGAAAATTAAACCTATACGCTAGTTGCAATGGGCAACTGCTCTATCTTTTTTTTAACTGATCGCCTGCAGTTTTGTATATCAGTTGCTTTCTGACTTTTTATGCTTCTATTACCAAGTTGTTTAATAtgataaatattattttcttttgcAGTGCACATTCAGGGAAGAAGAGGCGTGGAGATACACTGTGGAAGTCGGTTGTACACCACTCTCACCGCAGGGCCAGCCTCTCCAAGCTGAATGAAGCTCCATGTTGTCATGAGACTGTAAAGTATAATGAGAGTGTGCCAAGGTGTCCTCACGAGGTGACTGGAGATGGTTATGAGACAGACTCTCTGCATTCTGATGACATGGGACATACCATGGATCAGGGAGATACTCCAACAAGTGAAACACATTCCCTACCTAGAGAAGAATCAGAGTTTTTCAATAATGATTCTTTATATAGAGTGACACCTCTTCAGGAGACCTCCCACCTCCACCTAGGAGGGCACATACCCAACTTTGGGGACCCTGACTATTACAGCCAACTGGCCTATTTCCACAGCAAAGGCGTGTGGCCGTGCGAAGAGTTGGGTGAACAGAGATCCAGCAATGGGATTCATTCTAATAGTATCCAAAAGGGTAATCCCAAGGAGAGCCTCCAACCCAAAGATCGGTATAGAAGTCTGTCACGGGACACTCTGCACCCTAGCGACACCCGTAGAAGTAGATCTGCAGAAAGTAGTCATTCCAGCACTGAGTGCAGAAGCAGATCAAGGGAGAGAACTCACTCTAGAGAACAATGTCGAACACGGTCAAAGGAAGATATTCAGCGTCGACACAGCCTCTGCCACATTCCAAGGCCAGTAATTCATTTTGAGGATGAGTGTCAAAACAGGGTCCCTCATCATAGCAGCACAAAGAGGAGGAAGTCGCTGGAATCTCTCCAACACAAACATGGCCAGTCTAGAGGGGCCCCGTACATTACAGGAACCTGTAGCAGTCGATCAGCACACCGTAGGTCATCTCAGCACCATAGGGAATCTTTGTATACCTCTGGCCCTGGACGTTCCCCTTTGCACTTGCGCCGATCTTGCCCCTCTGCCCGTAACACAGACCTTTGGGCTTCTGAACAAGTTGCTGCCTCCAACCTTTGTGCTGACCTGCTGACACAGTTCTTGGACTGCTCTTTTTAAGTGACCTCTTCCAGGCACGAAGAGGAAGAAGTGTTAAAGTGAATGTAtagccaattttatttatttttttggatagcaCGTGGTAGGGTTAGAGACCTTGTAATGGTTTTTATTATGGCATAGCCactgagattcatcctctctagGTCTGGTGACCTCCATTTACTAAGATAGGATTTTACAGTTTTAAAAAGACCAGAACAAGAGGTGTGGGGTAAAACAATGTGCGTACTTTGCCCAGTGCCAACTGTCTAAGATACAGTGACCACCCTTTTGGAGTGATTCCCTTACTTCctcttgtgtctccaggacaggaagtgaaggtttaTCACCTCAAAGGGACATAGACAGGAATACGTTGATAAGggtttttaacgcttttttttttttttttctttactaaagttttggctatacatatactttaaGACCTGAATTTTAACTTATTTTAAACCAGTtagaataaaaaattacattttccatagGTGGTTCTGTGTTTTGTGTAATATTCACTTAATTCACTGaccccctaccctgaaaataatgCACTTGCTTGCTGTGGTGTGAGGACT is a window from the Aquarana catesbeiana isolate 2022-GZ linkage group LG03, ASM4218655v1, whole genome shotgun sequence genome containing:
- the LOC141134053 gene encoding LOW QUALITY PROTEIN: uncharacterized protein (The sequence of the model RefSeq protein was modified relative to this genomic sequence to represent the inferred CDS: inserted 1 base in 1 codon); protein product: MFRSSGTSDRNLRDVIVSENTELKKFHEQMKKEVRNILSRHEGTLGRGVLEDSSGVNKRGGRARPARVADAGFTSTLKKQWNSLKQLVEVLEARASQPEVSHVISVTDHEKELTRLKEEVKELREELAQSKELIGHQQQLLQDQLLPPPGTGQQSPLWXAYFLEEQLRLQEDRAVFEEQRLAFQDEREKFTEAAIRLGREVTFISIFQHALPFPKKSICAGISNTIATSALKQMPEGTITALQFSYHKTHVKDYDKYNCCLLSRSVMPHNCHSCSQQSVESEEGSSDRWSDSLSPRSASPELHPLPHSVAPFKQSMTPYLCHRPTPVSVPRSHVDPRTPSSAELFRVLRLTPTESAHSGKKRRGDTLWKSVVHHSHRRASLSKLNEAPCCHETVKYNESVPRCPHEVTGDGYETDSLHSDDMGHTMDQGDTPTSETHSLPREESEFFNNDSLYRVTPLQETSHLHLGGHIPNFGDPDYYSQLAYFHSKGVWPCEELGEQRSSNGIHSNSIQKGNPKESLQPKDRYRSLSRDTLHPSDTRRSRSAESSHSSTECRSRSRERTHSREQCRTRSKEDIQRRHSLCHIPRPVIHFEDECQNRVPHHSSTKRRKSLESLQHKHGQSRGAPYITGTCSSRSAHRRSSQHHRESLYTSGPGRSPLHLRRSCPSARNTDLWASEQVAASNLCADLLTQFLDCSF